CGTCGGTCCTGATGGCGGCGACAACCGAGATTCCCGATATTCTCGATGGCCTCGAGCGCCTGCGGGTACCTCGACTGGTGATCGCGATTGCGGGATTCATGGTTCGGTATCTCGACGTGATCGCAGGGGAGCTGCGACGGATGAGAGTGGCGATGGCCGCACGAGGCTATGACCCGACCTGGGTTGGTCAGACGGGCCCGATCGCAGCGTCGGCAGGTGCACTCTTCGTGCGTTCCTACGAGCGGGGCGAGCGGGTCCATCAGGCGATGCTCGCCAGGGGATACACCGGGGTCATGCCGGCTTCCGATACCGCTGCGGCGACTCCGAAGGACTGGGTCGTCGGCTCTATGATCCCGCTGCTCGCCTGGGTGGTCGCCGGAGCCGCGCTGGTGGCGCGATGAGCACCCCGGCGCTGGAAGTTCGAGACCTCAGCTTCTCCTATCCGGACGGGCGCAGGGCGCTCGACAGAACAGACTTCCACATCCACCCCGGGGAACGTGTCGCCCTGTTGGGTCCGAACGGGGCAGGCAAAACCACGCTGGTGCTGCACCTCAACGGGATTTTGAGGCCGAGCGCCGGCACGGTCCGTGTCGCCGGACTCGAAGTGACCGAAGTGAACCTCATGGAGATCCGGCGAAGGGTGGGTCTCGTGTTCCAGGACCCGGACGATCAGTTGTTCATGCCCACCGTTCGCAGAGATGTCGCGTTTGGACCCGCCAACTTCGGGGTCTCCGGAGAGGACCTGGAGCGGCGGGTCGCCGCTGCCTTGGCGTCGGTGGGGATGGAGGCCGAGATCGACAGGGCACCACACCATCTGAGTCTGGGAGAACGGCGGCGCGTGGCGGTTGCGACCGTCCTCGCCATGGAGCCCGAGATCCTCGTCCTCGATGAGCCTTCGTCGAACCTCGATCCCGCCGGCCGTAGGGAGCTTGGAGGCATCCTGACGGATCTGGACATCACGATGCTGATGGTTACGCACGATCTCCCATACGCCCTCGAGTTGTGCGAGCGGGCACTCGTGATGAACGAAGGCAGGATCGTTGCAGATGGGCCGACGAGCCAGCTTCTCGCAGACCATGACCTCCTCTCGGCGAATCGCCTCGAGATGCCTCTCCTGCGGTAGCGTCCTTCATCTCAGGATGACGAGGAATCAGCCGCCGGATTGCTTCTGGGTCTGGCCCTCGTTGAGATTGCCCGGCGTTCCACCCGCAAGCAGCGTGTCGATCGTGCTGCTGATCTCGAACGGTGAGAGGGGGCCGGTCTTCTTGGCCATGATCGTCCCATCGGGTGAGATGAAGAACGTCTCAGGGACGCCGAACACGCCGAAGTCGATGGCAACTCGCGACTCGGGGTCGATGACGTAGGCCGTGTTCTCGGCTCTGCCGAACTCGTCGAGAAACGCGATCGCCCGGCGCGGCTCATCTTGGTAGACGACTCCCACGAAGCTCACAGGCTTGCCGACGTACGCGGCGGCCGCCGCCTCCAGAACCGGATGCTCCTGCCGGCAGGGAAAACACCAGGAGGCCCAGAAGTTCACCACGACGACGTTTCCCCGCAGGTCGGCGAGGCTGAGCACACCGTCCTGCTCGAGATACGCGAGCGTGTCCTCAGGTGCCGGCTTGCCGATGAGGGGGGAGGCGATCAGGCTCGGATCCTTCCCGAAGCCACTGCTGAACACGACGACCATGGCGATCACGATCGCCAGAATCGCAGCGAGGCTCAGCCACATACCGATTCTCGGTCGTGTCGTCTCGCTCATGCCGGCTGTCCGGTCGTGGTCAGCTCTTCTCGAGCGGGCTTGCGCACCAGCCATGCCCACAGGCCACCGACACTGACCAGGAACCCGCCGGCCCAGACCATCCAGAGCACAGGAAACCAGAACAGGTCGAGCGTGACCTGGCTCTGATCGATCGCCCGCAGCGACAGATAGAGGTCGCCGGCCAGTGACCCGCGAACGTCGGGGGATGCCACGGACTCGCGCCCGTTGGCGTACTGGTTGAGGCGCGGCTGCAACTCTGCGACGACGCGGCCGTTCTTGACGACTTGTATGAGTGCTCCGGTCACGAACCGGTTCGATTCGACTCTGTCGAACGTGTTCACATACGTGAGGTCGAATCCTGCAAACTGGGCGGTGTCTCCAGGAGCGAGTTGCACCTGAGTGCGAAGCGAGAGGTTCGCGGAAAGTGCCATTCCGATCACCAGGATTGCGACCGCAGCGTGTGCGATCTGTCCACCCCAGTATCCGGGATCGGAGCGCATCGTGTGCAGCGACGCCAGGGCGAGATTCTCCTGACGCTTCTCGGCGTGCTTGCGGCTCGTGTCCCAGAGTTGGCGGGCGATGACGGCGATGACGAACGAGCCGAGCAGAATCGCGAGGACGACCGACAGGCTGCGTCTGCCGAACACGATTCCGACGGCGGTGACCGCGAGGGCAAATCGCAGGGGATTACGGACACGGGCCCATACGATCGGCCCTCGAGCTGCCCGCCACGGAGTGATCGGGCCGATGCCCATCGTCAGGAGCAGGAGGAAGCCGATCGGCACCGCGAGCTTGTCGAAGAAGGGACGACCGACCCCGACTTCGGAACCGGTGATCGCGTCGATGATGAGCGGATACAAAGTCCCGGTCAGGACGACGAAAGCGAACACGGCCAGGATGAGGTTGTTGGCAAGCATTGCTCCTTCGCGGCTGGCGAGCGAGTCGAGCCGAGGCGCGGAAGCCACCATGTGGGCGCGTGTGGCGAACAGTCCGAACGACAAGACAAGCGTCACCGCGAGGAACCACAGCAATGCGGGACCGATCGGTGACTGCGTAAAGCTGTGCACGGAGTTGATGATTCCTGATCGTGTGATGAACGTCCCGAGGATTGTCAGGGCGAATGTCGAGATGACGAGGACGAAGTTCCAACTCTGCAACATGCCGCGCCGAGACTGCACGGCAGCGGAATGCAGAAATGCGGTGGCGGCCAGCCACGGCATGAACGAGGCGTTCTCCACCGGATCCCATGCCCAGAAGCCGCCCCACCCCAGCACCTCGTACGACCAGAGTCCGCCGAGCACGATACCGGCGGTCAGGAACACCCAGGCGACGAGGGTCCACGATCGGGTCCGCTTGAGCCAGTCCGTTCCGCCGGCACCGATCACGAGCGCGGACATGGCGAAGGAGAACGGCACCGACATCCCCACATAGCCGATGTAGAGCATCGGTGGGTGGATCGCCATCAGTGGATGGTTCTGCAACAGCGGGTTTGGTCCGAAACCTTCGAGGGCTGCCTGAGCAGGGGCCCATGGGAATGGGCTCGACAGATGGCAGCCCACCTGTGCGGCCTGGGTGCAGACCTCGAACGGATTCGAAATCGTCAGCATCATCGCGAAGAAGAACGTCGAGATGATCCCCATGATCGCCAGTGCCCCCGCCCCCAGAGCGTCGGCTTTGTGAAGGCGCTGTGAGGCGAAGTACACGGTGGCGACGAACACGGCCAGGATGACTCCCCACAGGACGATGCTGCCTTCGAGCGCCGCCCAGGCCGATGCCATCTTGTACAGGAGCGGGGTACTCGACGTCGAGTTGTTCGCAACGTACGCGACAGAGAAGTCGTTCGTCAGAAGCGCGATCTCGAGGGCGATTATCGACAGGATCCCGCCGCCGAGCAGCCCATACACCGGGTACCTCAGCTTGGTCACAGGCATCCTGGTGGATGCGGACTGGACTCTGAAACCCTGGATTGTGAGCGCGATCGCCGAGACCAGCGCGATCAGAACGCCGAGACTGCCGAGTGTCGCGGCCATCCGATCAACTCCCCTTGGGCGGTACCAGCGCCTCGTGCTTGTCGTCTTTTGCGTTGTACTGCTCGTTGTGTTTGACGATCAGCACATCAGAGACGAAGCGATCACCCTGCCACGAGCCCTCGACAACGGCGCCTGCTCCGCCCTGGAACAGCTGCGGCGGGGCACCTTCGTTGTCGACGTCGATCGTGCTCTGCCCATCGGTCACCTGGAAGCTGACACCGGTGGGGGTCGTTGTGATGCTGCCGTCGACGACGAGTCCGCCGAGTCGGAACCGTTCGCCGTCCGGGAAGTCGGCCCGCTGTTGTAGCGCCTCGGTGGGGGTGAGGTAGTAAACGAGGTTCTTGTTGAGGTTGCCGAACGCGAAGAAACCGACCGCGATCAGAACCACGATGATTGCCGGAATGATGAACCAGCGATGTGCCATGGTCAGTTACCTCTCTTGAATCGTTTGGAGACGGACCGGAACCGCACGACGAGGCTGATCGCATAGATCGTTATGAACCCGTAGACGAGAGAGTAGGCGAAGACCACCCAACTTCCAGTGAACTCAGTCATCGATGTCACCTCCCAGGATCGGGGCCGTTATGCCGGCTCCGGCGATCTCCAAGTTTTCGTTCGCTTCTCGTTCTTCGACGGCATCTGCCATCTGCGCGATCCATACCCGGGTTACCATGAACGCCAGGTAGATCAAGGTGAAGGTGCCCAGATTTACCATCAGCGCACGCAACATCAAAGGATTGATGGAGGGGTTGCCGGCACGCTCGAACGTCTCGGGCCGCAGCACCGTTGCCGTCTGGTGCAGGGTGCGCCACCACGTCACGGAGAAGTGGATGAGCGGGACCTGCACGAATGCGATGATGCCGAGTACTGCAGCGCGTCTCGCTCTCGTATCCGGGTCTGCGATGCTGCGCCGCAAGGCGAGGTAGCCCAGATAGGTGACGAGGATCAACGCGGTGAGCACCAGTCTGGCGTCCCCCCAATCCCAGAAGGTTCCCCAGACGGGCCGTCCCCACAGCATGCCGGTGATGAGTGCCGTCGCGGTGAAGAAGACGCCCATCTCCGCCGAGCTGGCGGCGACCCTGTCCCAGGAGTGCTTTTTGGTGACGAGATAGCCGATGCCGGCGACCAGCACGACCCCGAAAGAGACGAAGGCGAGCCACGCCGACGGGACGTGTACGTACATGATCTTCTGGAAGATTCCCTGGAACTCATCGATCGGTGCCGTGATGCCGAATGTCAATCCAACAGCAACACCGACGACCGCGAGTGCCGACAGTATCTGGACGGAACGTTTCAACGGGATGTCTCCTCGAGTGGGCGGGCGGTGATCACACCGACGACGGTAAGGGCAAGGTTCATGGCTACAAGCAAAACGATCCAATTGAGGATACTGCGGTCTAAGCGAAGCGCTTCCACCACCTGTGACGAAGCGATCAGGAGCGGAACGGAGAGTGGGGCGACGAGCAGGGGGGCGAGCGTCGCACGAGTCCGGAGGCCGGCTGTCACGCCCCCTGCCAAGGTGCCGATCAGGGCGAGGCCGATGGCGACGAGGAGCACGATCAGCACGAGCCATCCCCAGCCGCGAATCGGCGAGGGGTTGTACAGCACGATGTCGAGGGGTACGAGTACGAGTTCGAATCCGAGCAAGAGAAGGGCACTGGCCGTCGAGCGGCCCACGAACGTGGCGGCAGGGTCGATGCCCAGCAAGGTCAAGAGTTCCCGCTGTGCCGGTTCGTCGGTCGCGGACTGGCGAAAAGCGACCAGCATGCCGAACAGGAGGGTGATGGCGAAGAACATGCCCGGTCCGATTCGCGCGAGCATCGCCTTTTCCGTCCCGATCGCCATCGGGAGCAGGAGCAGTGCGACCGCGCCGAAGGGAACGGTGATCGACAACACTTCTCCTGCTCGTCCTTCGATCTTGAGATCCTTTCGCATGATCTCGAACGCCTGACGCCAGAACTCACGTGCACTCATGTGGCCACCAGACCCTCGACCGCAGTTCCGCCGACGAGCTCGTACGTGCGCTCCACGAGAGGGAGCATTCGGTCCGGCTCGTGGGAGACGAGCACGACACATCCGCCCCGCCGTTTCACTTCCGCAACGGTCGCCTCGACCAGCATTGCGGCCATCTTGTCGAGGCCGGCATGAGCCTCGTCGAGGAGTAGCAGGTCGGGCTGCGTCATGAGTACGCGGGCGAACTCGACCCTGCGCAGCATTCCGTGAGACGAGTGATCGGCTCTGCGGTCCATGGCACCCCCCAACCCCACTTTCTCGAGGGAACGCTTCACGCTCGCGTTGGCGATGCCGGCAAGGCGCGCAACGAATTCGAGGTTCTCTTCGAGGGTGAGTTCGTCGTAGAGGGCCGGGAGATGCCCGAGGAGCGCCATGCGGCGTCGGATGGCCGGGGACGGTTCACGATCGAGGGGTGCCCCGAGCACCGTCCCTTTGCCTTCGGTGGGGCGCAGCAGGGTGGCGAGAACTCTCAGAAGTGTCGATTTTCCGGAGCCGTTGGGACCAACGATCCCCACGCCTTCACCGGGATCGACACGTAGAGAGACATCGCGCAGAACGGTGAGCCGGCCGAACCGCACGCCGACGCCATCGAGGTTGATCAACGGTACGTTCACGAGTCCAGAATGTTACGGGATCGGGCGGCGATGACTCGAATCGAGAGGCTGATCAGACCTGTACCTACTCCGGTGATGTACCAGGCGCCGAGGCCTCGGTGAAGACCGACCCGCCTTCTTGCTTCCCCTCGCAGGGGAAGTGGCCTCGGGGCTTTGGCCGAGGTCGATGGGGTGTCTTTCCTTCCCCTCGCAGGGGAAGTGGCCTCGGGGCTTTGGCCGAGGTCGATGGGGTAGAGACTTTTCAC
This DNA window, taken from bacterium BMS3Abin02, encodes the following:
- the nikQ gene encoding nickel transport protein NikQ → MSGFHTHALYRHEHSVLHDLPAQVKVTALVLFVAAVVATPREAFWAFAFEGALVVAALAMARIPVGFVLRRLVIEVPFIVFAFLMPFLGAGDRTSVLGISLSVAGLWGAWTILAKGTLGLVASVLMAATTEIPDILDGLERLRVPRLVIAIAGFMVRYLDVIAGELRRMRVAMAARGYDPTWVGQTGPIAASAGALFVRSYERGERVHQAMLARGYTGVMPASDTAAATPKDWVVGSMIPLLAWVVAGAALVAR
- the cbiO gene encoding cobalt import ATP-binding protein CbiO encodes the protein MSTPALEVRDLSFSYPDGRRALDRTDFHIHPGERVALLGPNGAGKTTLVLHLNGILRPSAGTVRVAGLEVTEVNLMEIRRRVGLVFQDPDDQLFMPTVRRDVAFGPANFGVSGEDLERRVAAALASVGMEAEIDRAPHHLSLGERRRVAVATVLAMEPEILVLDEPSSNLDPAGRRELGGILTDLDITMLMVTHDLPYALELCERALVMNEGRIVADGPTSQLLADHDLLSANRLEMPLLR
- the cycY gene encoding thiol:disulfide interchange protein CycY precursor, with product MSETTRPRIGMWLSLAAILAIVIAMVVVFSSGFGKDPSLIASPLIGKPAPEDTLAYLEQDGVLSLADLRGNVVVVNFWASWCFPCRQEHPVLEAAAAAYVGKPVSFVGVVYQDEPRRAIAFLDEFGRAENTAYVIDPESRVAIDFGVFGVPETFFISPDGTIMAKKTGPLSPFEISSTIDTLLAGGTPGNLNEGQTQKQSGG
- the ccmF_1 gene encoding cytochrome c-type biogenesis protein CcmF; its protein translation is MAATLGSLGVLIALVSAIALTIQGFRVQSASTRMPVTKLRYPVYGLLGGGILSIIALEIALLTNDFSVAYVANNSTSSTPLLYKMASAWAALEGSIVLWGVILAVFVATVYFASQRLHKADALGAGALAIMGIISTFFFAMMLTISNPFEVCTQAAQVGCHLSSPFPWAPAQAALEGFGPNPLLQNHPLMAIHPPMLYIGYVGMSVPFSFAMSALVIGAGGTDWLKRTRSWTLVAWVFLTAGIVLGGLWSYEVLGWGGFWAWDPVENASFMPWLAATAFLHSAAVQSRRGMLQSWNFVLVISTFALTILGTFITRSGIINSVHSFTQSPIGPALLWFLAVTLVLSFGLFATRAHMVASAPRLDSLASREGAMLANNLILAVFAFVVLTGTLYPLIIDAITGSEVGVGRPFFDKLAVPIGFLLLLTMGIGPITPWRAARGPIVWARVRNPLRFALAVTAVGIVFGRRSLSVVLAILLGSFVIAVIARQLWDTSRKHAEKRQENLALASLHTMRSDPGYWGGQIAHAAVAILVIGMALSANLSLRTQVQLAPGDTAQFAGFDLTYVNTFDRVESNRFVTGALIQVVKNGRVVAELQPRLNQYANGRESVASPDVRGSLAGDLYLSLRAIDQSQVTLDLFWFPVLWMVWAGGFLVSVGGLWAWLVRKPAREELTTTGQPA
- the ccmE gene encoding cytochrome c-type biogenesis protein CcmE; the encoded protein is MAHRWFIIPAIIVVLIAVGFFAFGNLNKNLVYYLTPTEALQQRADFPDGERFRLGGLVVDGSITTTPTGVSFQVTDGQSTIDVDNEGAPPQLFQGGAGAVVEGSWQGDRFVSDVLIVKHNEQYNAKDDKHEALVPPKGS
- the ccmC gene encoding heme exporter protein C; the protein is MKRSVQILSALAVVGVAVGLTFGITAPIDEFQGIFQKIMYVHVPSAWLAFVSFGVVLVAGIGYLVTKKHSWDRVAASSAEMGVFFTATALITGMLWGRPVWGTFWDWGDARLVLTALILVTYLGYLALRRSIADPDTRARRAAVLGIIAFVQVPLIHFSVTWWRTLHQTATVLRPETFERAGNPSINPLMLRALMVNLGTFTLIYLAFMVTRVWIAQMADAVEEREANENLEIAGAGITAPILGGDIDD
- a CDS encoding CcmB protein — its product is MSAREFWRQAFEIMRKDLKIEGRAGEVLSITVPFGAVALLLLPMAIGTEKAMLARIGPGMFFAITLLFGMLVAFRQSATDEPAQRELLTLLGIDPAATFVGRSTASALLLLGFELVLVPLDIVLYNPSPIRGWGWLVLIVLLVAIGLALIGTLAGGVTAGLRTRATLAPLLVAPLSVPLLIASSQVVEALRLDRSILNWIVLLVAMNLALTVVGVITARPLEETSR
- the drrA_5 gene encoding doxorubicin resistance ATP-binding protein DrrA; this translates as MNVPLINLDGVGVRFGRLTVLRDVSLRVDPGEGVGIVGPNGSGKSTLLRVLATLLRPTEGKGTVLGAPLDREPSPAIRRRMALLGHLPALYDELTLEENLEFVARLAGIANASVKRSLEKVGLGGAMDRRADHSSHGMLRRVEFARVLMTQPDLLLLDEAHAGLDKMAAMLVEATVAEVKRRGGCVVLVSHEPDRMLPLVERTYELVGGTAVEGLVAT